GTGCTCATCTTACCCTATTAGGGACCGCGCCAAATGGCTTAAATATTAATAAAAATTGTGGCTCAACCCATTTAGAAACTTTACAAAAAACTGTTTTAGAAAAGAAAGCAGATTTAGGTATCGCCTTCGATGGGGATGGTGATCGTGTACTGATGGTTGATTATTTGGGCGAAATTGTTGATGGTGATGAAATACTATTTTTATTAACGCAACACGGCCTTAAAAAAGGCTATATTACGGGCGGCATCGTAGGCACTACCATGAGTAATCTTGGGTTAGAATTAGCAACAAAAAAATTGGGACTTGATTTTATTCGTACCGCGGTAGGTGATCGTTACGTCAATGAAACATTACAACAAAAAAATTGGCAATTAGGTGGAGAGCCTTCTGGTCATATTATCTCACGTCGATTTACTAAAACGGGGGATGGGATTATTATTGCACTACAAGTTCTAGAAGCACTTCAATTAGCAGAGATACCCTTGCATATTGCCAAAAAATCAATGAAAAAATTTCCTCAAGTTTTAATTAATGTTCCTGCAGAAAATCCGCTTGCAATAATGAACGCATCTCCTCTAAAAAAAGCAATAAAAAAGACAACCCTACAATTAAGAAACCACGGTCGCCTCTTAGTACGTCCTTCAGGAACAGAATCTGTTGTTCGAATTATGGTCGAAGGGATTGAATTATCAGAAGTACAGTCTATTGCCCTTAAATTAGCTAAAACAGTTCAAATTTTAGCACATTAAGCGCATTAA
The DNA window shown above is from Rickettsiella grylli and carries:
- the glmM gene encoding phosphoglucosamine mutase, producing MTLNYFGTDGIRGKVGEYPITPEFILKLGWAVGKVLDNGQNKVLIGKDTRLSGYMLESALEAGLSAAGIDIHLLGPIPTPAIAFLTSDLGAQAGIVISASHNPYYDNGIKFFSHDGTKLADNIESQIETYLTRPFQTVNSAKLGKAVRVEDAKIRYVNFCKSTLPPSFHLNGLKIVLDCANGSTYHIAPSLFSGLGAHLTLLGTAPNGLNINKNCGSTHLETLQKTVLEKKADLGIAFDGDGDRVLMVDYLGEIVDGDEILFLLTQHGLKKGYITGGIVGTTMSNLGLELATKKLGLDFIRTAVGDRYVNETLQQKNWQLGGEPSGHIISRRFTKTGDGIIIALQVLEALQLAEIPLHIAKKSMKKFPQVLINVPAENPLAIMNASPLKKAIKKTTLQLRNHGRLLVRPSGTESVVRIMVEGIELSEVQSIALKLAKTVQILAH